GGTGCACCCGGTGTCGGAGGTCTTCGTCTGGAAGATCGTGTGACGCGTGGTGCTCGAGGGCAGTCCGCCCCCGGTCTGCTGCTCGAACTCGCACCAGCCGAAGGCCAGTGGGAGGACCGCGCTCCCGCCGGTGGGCGAACCCCACCGGACGGTGGCCCGGGCGCTGAGGTCGGCCTGGTCGAAGCCCAGCAGCGGGGCGAAGACGTGCTGGGTCACGGTGCTGGTGCGGACCGTGACCCGACCGGTGGCGGAGCTCAGGGCCGGGGTGAGCACCTGCGCCGAGGCGGTCCCGGCGATGAAGTTGGCCGAGGTGAGGCTGCTGGCGGTGGCCGACGGGGTGCCGCAGGCCTGCCGCGCGCAGTCCTGGGCGATGGCCAGGGCCGAGGCGTCGGCGCCGGTCTGCAGCTGCTGTCGCTCCGACCACATGGCGGACACGTCGATGGCGATGGCGGCGAACCCGATCAAGGGGATCATCAGCAGGGCCACGACCACGTTGACCGCGCCGCGCTCGTCGTGGGCGGTCCCGGAGCGGGACGGCCGGCTCATCCGTTGCACCGCATGACCGCCTTCCCGGTGAGGGTGACCGAGGCCCCGAAGAAGCCGCCGACGAAGTCCAGCGGGTACGTGATCCGCACCGTCGCCGTGCTGTCGGTCGCGCTGCTGGAGGCGCAGCTGGTGGGGGAGACGCTGATCTGGGAGCTGCTCAGCACCAGCGGGCTGGCCGCGGCCTGGGTGGCGGTCCGGGCGGCGGCGGCGTCGTCGTGCAGGGCCATCACCCGGACCCCCTCGCGGGCGGCGCCGGAGAGGGTCGTCTGGGCGTTGTAGGCCCGGCCGAACTCCGCGATGCCCACCACCAGCAGGAGCAGCAGCGGCACCACGAGGGCGAACTCGACAGCGGCAGCGCCACGTTCACGATCGGTGCGTCCCATCCTGCGCCTCCTCCCGGCAGGGGTCCCGGTGCAGCGGTCGAGCGGACCGCTGCACCGGGAAGGGGTGTCGAAGGAGCTCGGCTCAGGCGGCGGGGAGGCCGTTGAGCACCCGGACGAAGAGGGCGTTCAGGCGCGGGCCGAGCAGCAGCAGGGTGGCGATGATGGCCACG
The sequence above is a segment of the Auraticoccus monumenti genome. Coding sequences within it:
- a CDS encoding TadE/TadG family type IV pilus assembly protein, encoding MSRPSRSGTAHDERGAVNVVVALLMIPLIGFAAIAIDVSAMWSERQQLQTGADASALAIAQDCARQACGTPSATASSLTSANFIAGTASAQVLTPALSSATGRVTVRTSTVTQHVFAPLLGFDQADLSARATVRWGSPTGGSAVLPLAFGWCEFEQQTGGGLPSSTTRHTIFQTKTSDTGCTGPSGNLVPGGFGWLRTDPGTCRASSTISMDVPTDPGSSVPSTCTSADLVGMLDTTVLLPIFDRYQGTGSSATYHVYAYAAFRVTAYHFGGQNSYGSPCNGNDRCIRGYFTTMVELDDAFEYSTTAPQLGASIVSLTD
- a CDS encoding TadE/TadG family type IV pilus assembly protein, which encodes MGRTDRERGAAAVEFALVVPLLLLLVVGIAEFGRAYNAQTTLSGAAREGVRVMALHDDAAAARTATQAAASPLVLSSSQISVSPTSCASSSATDSTATVRITYPLDFVGGFFGASVTLTGKAVMRCNG